The genomic segment CAATGTCATGATTCGGTTTATTATCGCACAAGCCTAgttaataaattctaagtttATATTGGGTTTTAGTGCCACTGCAACATATGTGGTATCCCCAATCATGAATATAAGTTATCAGTCCctaaggatacaagctagttgcgagtcagaaGTATACGATCCCTACATAGCTACTTCGGTACCTTGcaagcccctattaataatcccccataTATACAACACTGGAGTCCAACCTTCAGGGACGGATATATATTACTACAATAGTCTATCAACTGCAATGGTTTAGATCAGGTCTACTTTGGTGATGGTAAGAGCATTCTCATATCTCAAACTGATCCATCAACTTTACACACCCCATCATCAACTTTACATCTTCAGAATGTGTTAGTGGTTCCACAATTTGCTAAGAATTTATTATCTATTTCAAAGTTGACTCGGGATAATAACTACTCAGTTGAATTTTTTCCATGAGGTTTCTCTGTAAAGGACTTGCAAATAGGGGTGACACTTCTCAAGGGCCCAGTCAAGGATGATCTATATGATGTACCTACAAATAGAGATGTCATCAACAAAAAAGTTGCTGCATTTTTGGGGGAACAAATGTCGCAAACAATATGGCATAATCGTTTGGGACACCCATCCCTAAAGGTTCTTAAAAAACTTAGAAGTACCATTTTGTTTGATAAATCCCAGTTCTAGAAATTAAATAAGATTTGTGAATCATGTCAGTTGGGAAAACATCATAAAATGCCTTTTCCTATCTCTGAACGACCGTCAATTTCACCTTTGGAAATAATACATTGTGACTTATGGAGCCCTATTTCAACATTGTCATTTAGTGGATTTCATTCTTATATTatcttcattgatgatttcagtAGATATCCATGGCTTTATCCCTTAAAAGTGAAATCGGATGCTTTGTCTTGTTTTCGTTATTTCAGGACCATGGCAGAGAACATCTTCTCTACCAAAGTGAAATATTTTCAGAGTGATGGAGCTTTAGAACTCATCTGGTGGAGGCGATGGTGGGGGCAATGCTAAGGTTGAGGGTGAAAAGGTGCTTGGAGTGGGAGTGTTATTGGTGTGAGGTGGATATGGTGATGGAGTAGATTCAGTTGAGGGGGGgtgaggaaggaggaggagggatGGAAGGCATAAATGGTAGTTGAACATGAGATGGGGCAGGAAAAATGGGTATAGGAAGTGTTACTGATGATGCCTTAGTGGACACATGATTTGATTTGTctgcaaaaggaaagaagcGTTCATTAAACACCACATGTCTAGAAATATAAACTTTGCCACTGATGGGTCGACATTGGTTGATCCCCATGAGTATTGTCAAGTTGTGATGCTTTGCAATACCTAACATTTACTCGCCCTGACCTTTCATATTCAGTCAATCAAGCATGTCAGTTCATGCATGCACCCATGACTACCCACTATGATGCAATCAAGCATATCCTTCGATACCTCAAACACACTCTCGATGCAGGCATTAACATCAAGCTAGGTCCAATCTCTATCGTCACTGCCTTCATCGATGCCGATTGGGCTGGTTGTTTGGATACAAGACGATTTACAATTagtttttgtacttttcttggATAAAATTTATTGTCTTTGGGATCCAAGAAGCAACTTACTGTTTCTCGCTCTAGCTTGGAATCTGAGTATAAGGCTCTAGCAGTTACTATTTTGGAAGTGCTATGGCTCTCATATTTGCTGCATGACCTTCATGTTCCCATTTCCCTTCACTCATCATCAATTGTGACAATATATCTGCAACATACATGGTTGCTAATTCTGTTCTTCATGCTCAAACCAAACACATCGAAGTAGACTATCACTTCGTACGTGAATTGGTTCTTACCAAAAAGATCAAGGTGCAGTTTGTATGTTCTCCGGATCAGGTTGTTGACATCTTTACCAAGGGCCTATCCTCACCATTTTTCAACTCGCATAGATTCAAACTAATGTGGTTACCACCCATTAGTTTGTAGGAGGATGATAACACACAAGGGACATGTTAATACAACTCATGCCCTCCATGCAATCAGTGGCGTGATTGTCAACTCTTGCCAAGATGAGCTAATTTACCATATATTTTCCTTGTAATCTCTCTTTAAGATATGTACAACAGTGTATCTTACTCTTTAAATACAAAGACAGAGGTGTGTGCCAAATACACATAATTTTTCAGCAATTATTATCTCTTTATACACTCCATGgtataaaaagaagaaaggcaaGAAGAAAGATATAATACACATTTAGAGttagaaaaagaaggaagacaacacagcatctcaaatctcaattctcaaggAACCCACGTGTGGTGCATAGCGGGGAAAAAGTCCTCCGGAGTGTCAACATTGGACCCCAACTAGGAACGGGAATGGACTCGGCTGCCGATTAAAAATTGAAAGCGATTAGAAACAGTAATTAAATTAGTTTAGTCCTGTTGGAGTGATTCATATTTAGAACCAAATCCAACTGATTAACTAGTTACAACCAATAATGCGATGCTTGTATATTTTATAGGAAGTAAGAACACTACCCGCTGGTGTGTATCTGCTTCAAGACGCATGGGTGTGAAAAGATCATGCTGCCTTTGCACTAAAGACACTTTTGCCAGTTCTCCTATTGGCCGTGTGCTGATGTGTATCTATGTCAATGGGTAACATTCTTTTGCCCATTTTATATATGGAAAAAGGTTCAGACAATGACGATTTGGTGAGGGACAGAGATGGCTTGAAACTGAGATCTCCAAAGACTTGAGTGCGTTAACGTACGAGGCCTATTCCAGCTGTTGTCTttgttaggggtgtcaatggctGAGTCGAgctgggttttttaaaaccctaacccaaccctaaggttgcttaactcaacccaaaccctgcccagCCCTAGGTCGGGCTAGGATATCTTAACCAAGGCCTAACTCTGTCGACTTTAgtccaacccagcccaacccagccaAGCCCAGCCTAGTGCTATTgattacttggttgcttgatctcgATGCATTGCAAAGGCCAGATACCAaagtttttgtatatatatagattGTGGCAAATGAAAGACTTTTTACAAACCTCTTTCTATAAGTatccatttataattattaacatatttatattattatatcttTAATATACAAAGTTGTGTTGAActagattggattggattgggtcgggttgggttgggttgaaatcTCAACCagccccaacccaacccggcctcAGGCCTGAAATTCTCAGCCTTGAccgggcttttttgacacccctagtcctcATTATCTCTTAtgtctcattttattttatttttattttattttattttttatttttatttttaataacgCTTATGTATAATTTTATCATAGATTGCATATGGGCTCTGTATATGAacttaaaaatattttctttgcaCTTAACTGATTGACGTTTTGATTTTCGGATCAGTTAAGAATTGCGACCATTTATGAATCAAAACCAGACCATCATGTTAATTATTGGTACTGAGGTTCAGCCCAAAAATTGGAACTTAATTCGGCCATAAAGTTCAAGTTTGGcacatggaagaaaaaaatattaacttgTGTAGTTTGAAACAATTAATAGGCAAAAATTAttgagataaagagagagaagggtggcAATTTCTAAGTCCACACTGCCTAGCATGCTTGAACCTATTCAAACCTGGTTGTTAGAGTAACCTCGTAGTTTGAGGGTagaccaaggttttaaaactcgggatCGATCAGAGTTGGTATGAAGATTAAATTGATCGGACAGAtttaccatttttttctcttttcttttttaaaattggTATTTTAGACTACTTTATTGTTGTACCTTATGAGTGGAACGGTCTTAACTGATATCAATCTGATCCAAATTGATATCAAGATCGGATAAAtttacccccttttttctttttctttttttttgtttaatttgatCCAAATTGATATCCTTTAGGGTTTTAACTAGGGATGAAAAATGGCCGAGTTTcttaaaatcccaacccaaccctaggtctcCAAAACTCAACCTTATTGTGTTCATATTCAGGCCCAACCCCATAGGGCTTAGGGTGAGCCAAGTTGACCCTGGCTggttctgtattttttttttcctataaatgtTACAAATATTGAAGTCATACAGACAGTTTGTGTAatgcttgtgtaacacatgatgtgggcctAAGGGAAGGAAaacactattactaaacacaataatagatctGGATTAAAATCGGGCTAGATTGGGCTGGGTTAGGCTAGGTTAATCCTCATAACTAGGTTAGACAGGATTCAAGCTTAGGATGACCCAGGGTGAGTTCGGGCTGTCTAATTTTTGAAATAGGGGTGCAGCAATAgcagatccttttttttttttttgtcattcaaTCATGAACTAGAAACAATTGTCCATAACTTCCAAGACAAGAGATACGCAGAACAAAATTCCGTAAGAACTGATCAAAACTGGTTCTACCGGGTGTAGCATTTGGTATGCATGCACAAGCataagacaaaagaaaattttccaacacTGCTCACTCATCCTCTTGGCTCCGCAACCTGGCCAGTTTGTTGGTAACAACAACATCCAGCTGGGCAGCACGCTCAACaatctctttccttttactcGTGAAGACATTGTGTGCGATTTCTGCACAGTTTGTCCTGTTTTGCATCATCAACACTTCCAATTCCTTGACCTTGTGCACCAGAAATTTCTTGAAGCCATTGGGAAGGTAATGACGGGTCTTCTTGTCCGAGCCATACCCTATGTTGGGCATCAAAGTGAAGCCCTTAAACTTCCTCATCACCCGAGAATCAATACCTTTGGGTCTACTCCAGCTTGGCTTCACAGAGACCTTCCGGTCACTCTGGGACCTCTTGAACTGCTTGACACGCTTCTTTACAATCTTCTTGGTGAGCAGAGGAACAGCCATGGCTTCTGTGTTAGGGTTTCCGCCAAGGTTCCAATGCTATAGCAGATCCATTTTAATATAACAAgaactaagaaaatgaaaatccaGATTTCTCAAGAACCCTACATAAGAAACTGATttccatgcttttttttttggattatacTGTAGAGTGTTCTCATACTATTCTTCATTACTAGTTAAGGCTCTGTTTCTTCTCTGAAAATGCCCCCCttgattgtttttgttttggattATACTGTAGACTGTTCTCATACTATTCTTCATTATTGGTTAAGGCTCTGTTTCTTCTCTGAAAATGACCCCTTCTATGTGGGATTATCTTGATCAAGTCCTGTGTAAAACTATAAAAATGAAGGTTGCTCTGTTTCACACCGCTGAAATCTTTTCCATTTGATTTCctgatttctctcttttcaaagtgcCAGAACTTTGAAGATTGATTTTCTGAAACAATCAATCCCTCAAAATCCTTATGGCCCCCAGTTATCTATTGTGGAGTGTCTTAATTAAAATCGAAAGAATGCCTTAAGGAACAAAAGAATCTACTATCATGCCTGCAATAGACTGCTAGCAAAAGCTATCCCGTTAGTACAAGGTGTATCATAGGCACCTTCCCTGTGAGTTTtcttaatcaaaatcaaaatacgTCAATTGTTAGAAGGCATTTGATCTAAGGAACCCTACCATATGCTTTTGTCAAGTTAAAGTGCATTGACAAGAATCTATGATCATTTCTTCCTTTATAATGGCTTATGGTAGTTGAACCTTTTTATAagctctctttatctctctatTTGTTCATCCTAAACTTCTATTATCATTTGTTCCATGGAAGTAGTAGGTTGAAGttaatattatcattttttccACTAAAGAATCAGAAAAAACTTTATTagaaagagaacaaaagagACAATCTAATACACAGAACCAATCAAGCAATCTCCACCAGCAGAGAAGGCTTAgcccaaaaaggaaaattctaatTCACTAATCCTGAGAGGTGAATATCCATCTCTTAGAGGTCTCTTTTTACTAATTTAAAAATCAGAGAAGGAGATCTCTTTCTATCTCCATAGAGAATGCCATTCCTCTCTTTCCAAATGTTGTCTAAAATTAATACAAAACCAGCCATCCAAGGAACTTTATCAGCCTCTGGGCTTCCTTTTCCACCAAATAGCCATATCAAGAACCATAGTGGGAAAGATCCAAGACACACCAAAACACTTTAAAAAACGCATCCATATTTCCATGCTGAAACTACACTCAAGGAAAATATGAAGGATGCTTTCCTCAGCTAATTGACATAAGGAGCACTAGGATGGGAAAGGGACCCTGATTACCTCATCTGTAGGAAGTTCACCATGCAACACTCACCACCCAAGCAGAGCTTGCTGCGGCTGAAAATGAGCTTCCCAAACTATAGAGTACCAAGGCACTTTTGGATTACGACGACGAATTTCATTCCAGGCAGAGGCTGAAGAAAACACATCAGAAGACGTGCAACTCCACACAAATCTATCTTCCACCTCACATTGAGGGAGATTATACTCGTTGCAACTGTGAAGATATTTTTCCTAAATAATGAAGAAACAggaggaaaacatcatttggaATTTGATATGACTTCAGCCACTTTGAGGTTAAAGTCTGCAAACAAATTTTCCTCAGGGTTCAACTGCTCCATAATAGACAAATCTCCAAGCCATTTGTCTgtccaaaaatttattttagacCCAAAGCCAACAATCCATCTCTCATTGCTTGAAATAAAGTCCCATGTTCTTCTAAGACCAAGCCAAATCGAAGAAGACTTGTATAATTTCTTCGGGACTCCACCAACCCCTAGATGACGAGCTTTATGAAAAACACTCATGCAAGACAATCCATGCTTAATGTTCCATGCTTGCTTGGCAAGAAGAGCTAAATTGACATCATACAGACGTCTAATTCCTNNNNNNNNNNNNNNNNNNNNNNNNNNNNNNNNNNNNNNNNNNNNNNNNNNNNNNNNNNNNNNNNNNNNNNNNNNNNNNNNNNNNNNNNNNNNNNNNNNNNNNNNNNNNNNNNNNNNNNNNNNNNNNNNNNNNNNNNNNNNNNNNNNNNNNNNNNNNNNNNNNNNNNNNNNNNNNNNNNNNNNNNNNNNNNNNNNNNNNNNNNNNNNNNNNNNNNNNNNNNNNNNNNNNNNNNNNNNNNNNNNNNNNNNNNNNNNNNNNNNNNNNNNNNNNNNNNNNNNNNNNNNNNNNNNNNNNNNNNNNNNNNNNNNNNNNNNNNNNNNNNNNNNNNNNNNNNNNNNNNNNNNNNNNNNNNNNNNNNNNNNNNNNNNNNNNNNNNNNNNNNNNNNNNNNNNNNNNNNNNNNNNNNNNNNNNNNNNNNNNNNNNNNNNNNNNNNNNNNNNNNNNNNNNNNNNNNNNNNNNNNNNNNNNNNNNNNNNNNNNNNNNNNNNNNNNNNNNNNNNNNNNNNNNNNNNNNNNNNNNNNNNNNNNNNNNNNNNNNNNNNNNNNNNNNNNNNNNNNNNNNNNNNNNNNNNNNNNNNNNNNNNNNNNNNNNNNNNNNNNNNNNNNNNNNNNNNNNNNNNNNNNNNNNNNNNNNNNNNNNNNNNNNNNNNNNNNNNNNNNNNNNNNNNNNNNNNNNNNNNNNNNNNNNNNNNNNNNNNNNNNNNNNNNNNNNNNNNNNNNNNNNNNNNNNNNNNNNNNNNNNNNNNNNNNNNNNNNNNNNNNNNNNNNNNNNNNNNNNNNNNNNNNNNNNNNNNNNNNNNNNNNNNNNNNNNNNNNNNNNNNNNNNNNNNNNNNNNNNNNNNNNNNNNNNNNNNNNNNNNNNNNNNNNNNNNNNNNNNNNNNNNNNNNNNNNNNNNNNNNNNNNNNNNNNNNNNNNNNNNNNNNNNNNNNNNNNNNNNNNNNNNNNNNNNNNNNNNNNNNNNNNNNNNNNNNNNNNNNNNNNNNNNNNNNNNNNNNNNNNNNNNNNNNNNNNNNNNNNNNNNNNNNNNNNNNNNNNNNNNNNNNNNNNNNNNNNNNNNNNNNNNNNNNNNNNNNNNNNNNNNNNNNNNNNNNNNNNNNNNNNNNNNNNNNNNNNNNNNNNNNNNNNNNNNNNNNNNNNNNNNNNNNNNNNNNNNNNNNNNNNNNNNNNNNNNNNNNNNNNNNNNNNNNNNNNNNNNNNNNNNNNNNNNNNNNNNNNNNNNNNNNNNNNNNNNNNNNNNNNNNNNNNNNNNNNNNNNNNNNNNNNNNNNNNNNNNNNNNNNNNNNNNNNNNNNNNNNNNNNNNNNNNNNNNNNNNNNNNNNNNNNNNNNNNNNNNNNNNNNNNNNNNNNNNNNNNNNNNNNNNNNNNNNNNNNNNNNNNNNNNNNNNNNNNNNNNNNNNNNNNNNNNNNNNNNNNNNNNNNNNNNNNNNNNNNNNNNNNNNNNNNNNNNNNNNNNNNNNNNNNNNNNNNNNNNNNNNNNNNNNNNNNNNNNNNNNNNNNNNNNNNNNNNNNNNNNNNNNNNNNNNNNNNNNNNNNNNNNNNNNNNNNNNNNNNNNNNNNNNNNNNNNNNNNNNNNNNNNNNNNNNNNNNNNNNNNNNNNNNNNNNNNNNNNNNNNNNNNNNNNNNNNNNNNNNNNNNNNNNNNNNNNNNNNNNNNNNNNNNNNNNNNNNNNNNNNNNNNNNNNNNNNNNNNNNNNNNNNNNNNNNNNNNNNNNNNNNNNNNNNNNNNNNNNNNNNNNNNNNNNNNNNNNNNNNNNNNNNNNNNNNNNNNNNNNNNNNNNNNNNNNNNNNNNNNNNNNNNNNNNNNNNNNNNNNNNNNNNNNNNNNNNNNNNNNNNNNNNNNNNNNNNNNNNNNNNNNNNNNNNNNNNNNNNNNNNNNNNNNNNNNNNNNNNNNNNNNNNNNNNNNNNNNNNNNNNNNNNNNNNNNNNNNNNNNNNNNNNNNNNNNNNNNNNNNNNNNNNNNNNNNNNNNNNNNNNNNNNNNNNNNNNNNNNNNNNNNNNNNNNNNNNNNNNNNNNNNNNNNNNNNNNNNNNNNNNNNNNNNNNNNNNNNNNNNNNNNNNNNNNNNNNNNNNNNNNNNNNNNNNNNNNNNNNNNNNNNNNNNNNNNNNNNNNNNNNNNNNNNNNNNNNNNNNNNNNNNNNNNNNNNNNNNNNNNNNNNNNNNNNNNNNNNNNNNNNNNNNNNNNNNNNNNNNNNNNNNNNNNNNNNNNNNNNNNNNNNNNNNNNNNNNNNNNNNNNNNNNNNNNNNNNNNNNNNNNNNNNNNNNNNNNNNNNNNNNNNNNNNNNNNNNNNNNNNNNNNNNNNNNNNNNNNNNNNNNNNNNNNNNNNNNNNNNNNNNNNNNNNNNNNNNNNNNNNNNNNNNNNNNNNNNNNNNNNNNNNNN from the Macadamia integrifolia cultivar HAES 741 unplaced genomic scaffold, SCU_Mint_v3 scaffold205, whole genome shotgun sequence genome contains:
- the LOC122065528 gene encoding 60S ribosomal protein L32-1-like; translation: MAVPLLTKKIVKKRVKQFKRSQSDRKVSVKPSWSRPKGIDSRVMRKFKGFTLMPNIGYGSDKKTRHYLPNGFKKFLVHKVKELEVLMMQNRTNCAEIAHNVFTSKRKEIVERAAQLDVVVTNKLARLRSQEDE